From Daucus carota subsp. sativus chromosome 6, DH1 v3.0, whole genome shotgun sequence, the proteins below share one genomic window:
- the LOC108227756 gene encoding U-box domain-containing protein 44 encodes MADSWDGSFDHGSQSDDSHQFDRFHIEPIYDAFICPLTKQVMRDPVSLENGQTFDREAIEKWFKECKESGRKLICPITLTELRTTDLNPSIALRNTIEEWNARNEAAQLDMARRSLFVGNAETEILQALKFIQHLCQNNPSTRHVIRNAELIPMIVDVLKSSSRRVRCKALEILRIVVEEDDDNKEILAEGDTVRTIVKFLSHELSKEREEATYLLYELSKSEFLSEKIGSVNGAILILVGMASSKSENVVTVEKADKTLKNLEKCENNVKQMADYGKLQPLLTLILEGPPETKLSMAVYLGELVLNNDMKLFVAKTVGSSLINLMRVGSMPSREAALKALNQISSFEASAKVLIEAGILPPLVKDLFTVGSQQLPIRLKEVSATILANIVNSGSDFESIPVGPDHQTLVSEDIVHNLLHLISNTGPQIECQLIHVLVGLTSSLTTVLSVVSAVKSSGATISLVQFIEVPQKDLRAASVKLLKNLSPHMGQELAECIRGPSGQLGYLVKILTENIAITEEQAAAAGLLADLPERDMGLTRQMLDEGAFPLVISRVARIRQGETRGNRFMTPYLEGLVRVLARITFVLADEPDAVSFCQEHNLASVFTELLQAAGLDSVQMVSAIALENLSHECKNLTRLPELPSPGFCVSIFQCFSNKPVTTGLCQVHRGTCSLKETFCLLEGQALEKLVANLDHTNEKVVEASLAAMSTLLEDEVDIENGVSVLCEAEAIRPILDVLIEKRTETLMRRAVWVVERLLRTDDIAYEVSGDPNVSTALVDAFQHGDYRTRQIAEHALKHVDKIPNFSGIFPNLGQ; translated from the exons ATGGCTGATAGCTGGGATGGAAGTTTTGACCACGGTAGCCAGTCAGATGATAGCCATCAATTTGATAGATTTCACATAGAGCCTATCTATGATGCTTTCATCTGCCCTCTCACAAAACAAGTGATGCGTGATCCTGTAAGTCTGGAAAATGGGCAAACCTTTGACCGAGAAGCAATTGAGAAATGGTTCAAGGAGTGCAAGGAGAGTGGAAGAAAGCTGATTTGCCCTATAACACTAACAGAGTTAAGGACCACAGACTTAAACCCAAGCATTGCTTTGCGCAACACAATTGAAGAATGGAATGCTAGGAATGAAGCTGCTCAGCTTGATATGGCTCGCAGATCATTATTTGTTGGCAATGCAGAAACTGAAATTTTGCAAGCTTTGAAGTTTATCCAGCACCTTTGCCAAAACAATCCATCAACAAGGCATGTTATTCGTAACGCAGAGCTGATACCTATGATTGTTGATGTGTTAAAGAGCAGCAGTCGCCGTGTAAGGTGTAAAGCTTTAGAGATTCTTCGCATTGTAGTAGAAGAAGACGATGATAATAAG GAAATTTTGGCTGAAGGGGACACAGTACGAACCATAGTCAAGTTTTTGTCACATGAACTATCTAAAGAGAGGGAGGAAGCAACATATTTGCTCTATGAGCTTTCAAAATCTGAATTTTTATCTGAAAAGATTGGTTCTGTCAATGGAGCAATCCTTATATTAGTAGGAATGGCTAGCAGCAAATCAGAAAATGTCGTGACTGTTGAGAAAGCtgataaaactttaaaaaatttggAGAAATGTGAGAATAATGTAAAGCAGATGGCCGACTATGGTAAATTGCAGCCTCTCCTGACATTAATCCTTGAAG GTCCTCCAGAGACCAAACTGTCCATGGCAGTATACCTTGGTGAGCTAGTTCTTAATAATGATATGAAACTCTTTGTGGCTAAAACTGTTGGTTCATCGCTGATCAATCTTATGAGAGTTGGTAGCATGCCATCTCGAGAAGCCGCCCTGAAGGCTTTGAATCAGATATCATCTTTTGAAGCAAGTGCTAAGGTCTTAATCGAGGCAGGTATACTGCCCCCTCTTGTAAAGGATCTTTTCACTGTTGGTTCCCAGCAGCTTCCCATCCGACTAAAGGAGGTTTCTGCTACCATTCTTGCAAATATTGTGAATTCAGGTTCTGACTTTGAATCTATCCCAGTTGGTCCTGATCACCAAACTCTGGTCTCAGAGGATATAGTTCACAATCTACTCCATCTTATTAGCAACACTGGACCACAAATAGAATGCCAACTAATTCATGTCCTTGTCGGACTCACCAGTTCACTCACCACTGTACTCAGTGTCGTTTCTGCTGTCAAAAGCTCTGGTGCCACTATCAGTTTGGTGCAGTTTATTGAGGTTCCACAGAAGGATCTTCGCGCAGCTTCCGTGAAGCTTCTTAAAAACTTGTCTCCACACATGGGCCAGGAGCTAGCTGAGTGTATACGTGGTCCATCTGGCCAGCTAGGTTACCTTGTTAAAATCCTAACAGAGAATATTGCTATAACCGAAGAGCAAGCAGCAGCTGCTGGTCTTTTAGCTGATTTACCAGAAAGGGATATGGGCCTCACTCGGCAGATGCTTGATGAAGGTGCATTTCCATTAGTTATCTCTAGAGTGGCCAGGATCCGGCAGGGAGAGACTAGAGGCAATCGCTTTATGACCCCATATCTTGAAGGGCTTGTTCGGGTTCTTGCAAGGATTACCTTTGTATTAGCCGATGAACCTGATGCAGTTTCATTCTGCCAGGAGCACAATCTTGCTTCTGTATTCACTGAACTGCTTCAGGCAGCCGGACTTGACAGTGTACAAATGGTTTCAGCCATTGCTTTGGAGAATCTATCTCATGAATGCAAAAATTTGACCAGGTTACCTGAGTTGCCATCTCCTGGTTTCTGTGTGTCTATATTTCAATGCTTTAGCAATAAACCTGTCACAACTGGATTATGCCAAGTTCACAGAGGGACCTGTTCACTAAAAGAAACATTTTGTCTATTGGAAGGACAGGCTTTGGAGAAGCTAGTGGCCAACCTCGATCACACAAATGAGAAGGTAGTTGAGGCATCACTGGCAGCAATGTCAACTTTATTGGAAGATGAAGTTGATATCGAAAACGGGGTTTCTGTACTTTGTGAGGCAGAGGCAATCAGGCCTATACTTGATGTCTTAATTGAAAAACGGACAGAGACTTTGATGAGGAGGGCAGTTTGGGTTGTCGAGAGGCTTTTGCGGACTGATGATATAGCATATGAAGTGTCCGGTGATCCAAATGTCAGCACGGCTCTTGTTGATGCTTTTCAGCATGGTGACTACAGAACACGACAGATTGCTGAGCACGCTCTAAAGCATGTTGACAAGATACCGAATTTCTCTGGTATTTTTCCAAATTTGGGACAGTAG
- the LOC108224501 gene encoding uncharacterized protein LOC108224501 — protein MNCALSVSSSLGGIKSVYTPTTNPSSESMATSGGPKWAQKTITLPPLKRGCHLVTAKINKEIVQDLSGFKCGLAHLFLQHTSASLTINENYDSDVREDTETFLNSVVPEGRSAPWKHTLEGPDDMPAHIKSSMFGNNLTIPITDGKFNMGTWQGIWLCEHRDYPTARKIVVTLNGI, from the exons atgaatTGTGCATTATCAGTATCCAGTTCTCTTGGGGGAATAAAATCAGTTTACACGCCGACAACAAATCCATCGTCGGAATCAATGGCAACGAGCGGTGGTCCGAAATGGGCACAGAAAACGATAACTCTGCCTCCTCTCAAACGTGGGTGTCATCTTGTCACCGCTAAG ATAAACAAGGAGATTGTACAAGACCTGTCGGGTTTTAAGTGTGGCCTTGCACATCTTTTCT TGCAACACACCAGTGCTTCTCTAACAATAAATGAGAATTATGACTCGGATGTTCGAGAAGACACTGAGACTTTTCTTAACAGTGTTGTCCCAGAG GGGAGATCTGCTCCATGGAAACATACCCTCGAAG GTCCAGATGACATGCCAGCACACATCAAGTCATCTATGTTTGGCAACAACCTAAC GATTCCAATTACTGATGGAAAGTTTAACATGGGAACTTGGCAG GGTATATGGCTGTGCGAGCACCGTGACTATCCCACTGCACGCAAAATTGTGGTCACTCTTAATGGAATTTAA